The DNA region CCGGCCCCGAAGCCGCTGCGGACCGCTCCTCCGGCTCGGCGCGTGTCAACCCGTCGACCGCGCGGCGCCAGGCGACGACGGCGGTCTGGCAGGCCGTACTCGTCGTCGACCAGAGCGACGACGGGCAGATCGCCGCGCAGCTCGCCGCGGCTGGCGAGGTCCTCGACGCGCTCGCCAAGACCTCGGCCGCGCACACCCGGCGCGAACTGCGAGACGCCGCCTTCGCGTTCGAGCGGGCCACCCGCTCCCACATCCGGGCCGAACGGGGCCACGACCGTGGTCTGCGGCAGGCTGCCCGTGACCTCGTCTACGGCGGGCCGGCGCTCGGTCGTGGGGAGGACGGCGCCACCACCGCCATGTTGATCGACATGGTGTTCTTCCTGGTCACCGCCGCCGCCCACTGGCACAGGAAGAAGGAGCACGCCCAGCAGGCGGCTGCCGCCCGCCAGGCCGCCGAGCACCTACGCGCCGCTTACCAAGCCGCCGCGCCGATGTACCTGGGCGTCATGCACCAGCGCGGTCGGCGTCTGTCCCAGCCCCTGCAGCGCAAGCAGGCCGCCTACCTGCGCCAGGCCGTCCCGGAGCTGGCCGAGCAGGTCCTCACCGAGCAGGGCTGGTACGCCCTGGCCGCCACGCTCACCGATGTTGAGCACGCTGGGCACGACCCGGCCGTGCTCCTGGCCGAGGCCGCCGAGCGACGGGAGTTGGACACCGCAGACTCGATCAGCGACGTGCTCGTGTGGCGGCTGCGGCGCATGGCCGATCTCCCCGCCGACCCTTCCGCCATGCCCGAGCACACGGCCACCGCGCCCGCCACCGCCCGCGGTGCTGCGCAGCGTCCGACGCACCGCACCGACCGTCCCGCCAAGTCCCGCTGAATTCAACATTCTTAGAGTTGCAGCAGGTCAGGGACTTGCGGCACTCTCCTCGTGCAGGCGAGACGACAGAGATGGAGACGGCGTGTTCCGACGCAATCGTGCGGACCGAGAGTTCCGTGAAGCCCAGCGTGCCGGCCAGGCGGTGCTGGCGATGCACACCGAGCTGCCGCTGCCGGACGCACCCT from Streptomyces sp. NBC_00258 includes:
- a CDS encoding relaxase/mobilization nuclease domain-containing protein; the encoded protein is MIPKVHDMGTDTRGLVAYLYGPGKAEEHIDPHLVAAWDRLAPDPGRDPEATYGDLQRLLDQPVIALPESARPAEHVWHLSVRAAPEDPILTDEQWADIARRMVAATGIAPEGDDAACRWAAVRHADDHIHIIATVVRHDGRQARIRQDGARSQAEARKIEVDYGLRRLNAGDGTAAKRPTSAERHKANRQGKERTPREELRETVRRAAAGVASEQEFFDRLAAAGLLVRQRVAPSGDLLGYKVALPDDRNEDQEPIYYSGSTLAPDLSLPRIRERWAGNGYGSGPGPEAAADRSSGSARVNPSTARRQATTAVWQAVLVVDQSDDGQIAAQLAAAGEVLDALAKTSAAHTRRELRDAAFAFERATRSHIRAERGHDRGLRQAARDLVYGGPALGRGEDGATTAMLIDMVFFLVTAAAHWHRKKEHAQQAAAARQAAEHLRAAYQAAAPMYLGVMHQRGRRLSQPLQRKQAAYLRQAVPELAEQVLTEQGWYALAATLTDVEHAGHDPAVLLAEAAERRELDTADSISDVLVWRLRRMADLPADPSAMPEHTATAPATARGAAQRPTHRTDRPAKSR